A segment of the Aureimonas sp. SA4125 genome:
GACCCCTCGCACTGGGCGGTCGAGCTGGGCACGGCGCTTCTCGAGGAGTGGTTCGGCAGGAAGCCCGTTCTCCAGCCGAGCTCGCCTGCCTCCGGTCCGGCCTACGCCTTTGTCCGGGACATGGGCGCGACCCTGTTCGGCGCCGGCATCACCCATCACGGCGCGATGCTGCACTCGCCCGACGAGAACATTCTGATCGACCAGTTCGAGCGGATGATCGGCTTCTCCGCGGCCTTCTTCGACGCCCTCGCGACGCGGTTCCGCTCTTCCGCCGAACAACCGCCGCCGATCGCGGCCTCCTCATGATCGAAGCCGTCGTTCAATACTCGCCGCAGCTCCTGCACGGCCTCGGACTGACGCTCGTCGTCGCTCTCGGCAGCTTCGTCGTCGGGTTTCTGGTGGCGGTGGTGCTTGCACCGGCGGCCGTCTATGGCCGCCCGGCGGTGCAAAAGCTCATCGCGGGATATGTCGGCCTCATCCGCGGCCTTCCCGAGCTCCTGGTCATCTTCCTCGTTTTCTATGGGGGAACGGTATTTCTCACCTGGCTCGTCGGGGATTATGTCGAGGTGAATGCGCTGACGGCCGGCATCGTCGCCCTGTCTGCCGTCTCGTCGGCCTACCTGACGGAGATCCTGCGGGGGGCGCTGGTCAGCGTTTCCGAGGGGCAGTGGGAGGCGGCGCTCGGGCTCGGCCTGCGCCGGTGGCGCGCCTTCCGCCTGGTGGTGCTGCCCCAGATGATGATACGCGCGCTTCCGGGCCTTGGAAACCAGTGGCTCGTGATCCTCAAGGAGAGCGCGCTGGTCTCCGTGGTCGGCCTGGAAGAGCTGATGCGCAAGTCGGTCGTTGCGGCAGGCGCCACCCACCAGCCCCTCGCATTCTACCTCACCGCCGCTGCCCTCTACGTCATGGTCACGGGGGTTTCGACGCTGCTGATCAATGCGTACCGCCTGCGCCTAACCCCCCATACGCGGTGACGCCATGTCCATCGAACTTTTCGGTCCGGCCTTCCTGGCGATCAAGAACGGCTTTCTCCTCACGCTGATGATCACCCTGGCAAGCTTTGCCCTGGGTCAGCTCCTGGCACTGCCGCTCGCCCTCGCGCTCCTGTCGCGCAAGCGCTGGATCCGGCATCCCGCGGCAACCTACACCTTCCTCGTCCGCGGTAGCCCGCTGCTCGTTCAGCTCTTCCTCGTCTACTACGGCCTCGGCCAGGTGGAGGCCGTTCGGGACAGTTTCCTCTGGCCCGTCCTCAGGAGCGCCCTCTCCTGCGCGATCCTGACCATCGGACTGAACTCGGCGGCCTACATGGCCGAGCTTCTGGCCGGCGCGATGCGCCAACTTCCCGAAGGCCAGACGGAAGCCGGGCAGGCGCTCGGCCTGCGCAGATCCACCATGCTGTTGAAGATCGTCCTGCCGCAGGTCTACCGCGCGATTCTCCCGGCGATCTCGAACGAGCTTATCCTCGTTATGAAGGGCTCGACGCTGGCCAGCGCCGTGACGGTCCTGGAGATGACGGCGGCCGCGAAGGCCTTCGTCACTCGGACCTACGCGCCCTTCGAGACCTTCCTGGTCGCAGGCGCGGCCTACCTCCTCCTCGGCGCGATGTTCGGCCGCCTCTTTCGCTCCATCGAAGCGCGCGTCGCCATTCCCAGCCGCTGACAGGATTCACATTATCCTCGGACCGAACAGGCCGTCAAAGCACTGCAAGCTGATCGCCATCCCTGTTCGGAACGGATCAATCCAGCGGTGATGGGAAATCGGTGATGGGAAACGGCGAGGCGCCTTGGTGCACCCGACTGGATTCGAACCAGTGACCTCTGCCTTCGGAGGGCAGCGCTCTATCCAGCTGAGCTACGGGTGCGTCACGGACGCCGGGGCGAACGGGCAAGTGATGAGGGCGAACCGACAACGGTGCCTTTCTAGACGATACGCCCCGGTCGGGCAAGCTGGTTCACGCGTCGTGCCGATCCCCCAACCAAATGACAATGACGTGACGCGGCACAGGGCATTCAGGAGGCCGCAGTCGCGCGAGCGCCTGTCCCTCCGGGGTCATACGGCGCGGGCGATCCCGCTCATTGCGGTGAACCTGAGGCGACGAGCCGAGGCGTGACGCGGCATCGTCATCCAATCCGAGGCGATGCCACGTTTCGCCGGGTCGATTGCCGGGCGGCGCCCTGTTTTCGTCGCTGGCCTGGCGGCAACGAACGGGGCGCGAGCGCGTTCGGCTTGCACCGACGTTGTCACGCCAAGGCCGAGTTGTCCTTGGCCATGCGGCCGTTGCGTCGATGCGATGCGGAACGAGAATGCGGATGGTCGCGATACGAACCGGACCCGATCCTCAGCCGCATCGGTGAGCGTGCACCGGTGGATGATCACGTCAGGGTGCAGACGGGGCACGAAACTTCTCCGGCCGTGACTGGCAAAGTGCATGCCCAGATTTATCGCAGGAGCCGAGATTTCATGACCAGAGTCCTCGCGGGTACCGCCATCCTCCTGGCGACGAGCCTTTCTGCCGGCGCAGTGGAATGCACCGCGGCCGCGGAGCCGGCCATCGACTGGAGCGCCTGCAACCGGACGAATCTCGTGCTGTCGGGTGCGGATCTTGCCGGCGCTCATCTCGTCGGGACCGATTTCAGCCTGTCGGATCTGCGCGAGGCTCAGCTCAGCTCGGCCAACCTGGAAAAGGCGAAGCTCGTGCGTGTCCTTCTCGTCGGCGCGGTCGCCGACAAGGCGAGCTTCACCCGCGTCGAGGGCTATCGCACCGACTTTACCGGCGCGTCGGCGAAGGGCGCGTCGTTCCAGGCGGCCGAATTGCAGCGCGCCGATTTCACCGATGCCGCGCTTTCCGGCGCGAGCTTCGAAAAGGCCGAGCTCGGGCGGGCGCGTTTCAAGGGAGCGGACCTTTCGGACAACCGGTTCGCCTTCGCCAATCTCGCGCGGGCCGAGTTCTCGGGGGCCGACATCGCCGGATCGCTGGATTTCACCGGCGCCTACATGTTCCTGACCCGGATCGAGGGCGTCGATCTCTCCGCCGCGAAGGGCCTCGTCCAGCCGCAGGTCGATCTGTCCTGCGGCGACGCACAGACCCGGCTGCCGGAGGGACTGACGCCGCCGAAAACCTGGCCCTGCGGTCCGTACGACTGAAGCGGGAGGAATCCCATCGTTTCAAGCGGCAAGAGTGTTCCGCTTTGTCGGTGACGTGTCGTCTGACGATTCGGAGTCCTGGAAATCCTCTCCCGACGGCAGGACCGGGCGCCGTCGCCACGGCCCCTTGTCCGGCGGGGGTTTTGTCCGGAGAGGATTTTCGTGGCGATCCCGGCGATCAGTCGGGGACCGGCGCCTCCGCGCGCAGCAGGCCTTCGGCCTTGAGGTCAGACCAGAGCGAGACCGGGACCGCGGTGTCGATCAGTTCGCGGTTGCGGGCGATATGGTCGCGGGCGGCGATGCCGGGGATGACCGAGGCGACGGCTGGATGGGTCAGCGGAAACTGCAGCGCGGCGGCAGCCATCGGCACGCCGTGCGCCCGGCAGACCGTCTCGATCCGGTTCACCCGGTCACGGATTTCAGGCGGCGCGGGAGCGTAGTTGTAGGTCGCCCCATCGATCGCGCCGGTGGCGAGAATGCCGGAATTGAAGGCGCCGCCGACGACGATCGACACGCTCTCCTGGACGCAGCGCGGCAGAAAGCTGTCGAGCGAGGTCTGTTCGAGCAGGGTGTAGCGGCCGGCGAGCAGGAACACGTCCCAGCGGCCGTGGTCCATGGCGTCCTCGCAGACCTGCCATTCGTTCACGCCGAGCCCGATGGCCTTCACCGCGCCGCCGGCGCGCAATTCGTCGAGCGCGCGGTAGCCGCCCTCCATGGCGTCGCGAAACCGTGCCTCGGCCTTGTCGCCATGCGTCATCCGGCCGATGTCGTGGATGAACAGGACCTCGACATGGTCGGTGCCGAGGCGCTGCAGGCTGTCCTCGAAGGACCGCATGACGCCGTCATAGGAATAGTCGAAATCCGGCCGAAAGGGTGAGGCGTCGAAGAAGCTGTCCTTCGTCGCGTCGTGCGCCGCATCGGGGCGCAGGAGCCGGCCGACCTTCGTCGCGAGGACCGCCTTCGCCCGGTCGATCCGGCGCAGGGCGGCGCCGACGCGGCGCTCGCTGAGGCCGGAGCCGTAGAAGGGGGCGGTGTCGATGAAGGTGTGGCCGGCGGCAAAGGCGAGGGTCACGAGTTCTTCCGCCGCGTCGTCGGGGATCGGCCGGAACAGATTGCCCAGCGGCGCTCCGCCGAATCCGTAGACCGGCAGCGTCAGATCGGTGCTGCCGACGCGTCGACGTTCGAATTCCATGTCGTCCTCCCGGTTCCTGCCGGCGTTCTTTCCCGGCTGCGCTTTCTTCTGCACGTTTTGCCCGGCCAGGGGTAGCGGGAGAGAGGGCGGACGCGCAGGGGCCGGTCGGCGGAAAGAGGTCCGGGCTGGAATGACCGCCCCTCAAGCGCTAAGCCGGACGCGCGGCGGGAGCCCGGTGCAGGCAGGAGCCCGGCGAAGGCAGGAGACGGTGATGGAACAGACATGGCGCTGGTTCGGGGAGAGCGACCCGGTGACGCTGGACAATGTCCGGCAGGCGGGAGCGACGGGCATCGTCACGGCGCTGCACCACGTTGCGCCGGGCACGGTCTGGAGCCCGGCGGAGATTGCCGCGCGCCAGAAGGCCATCGCCGCCGCCGGCCTCGTCTGGAGCGTCTGCGAATCGATCCCGATGCCGAATGCGATCAAGCTCGGCGACGCAGAGGCGCCGCGCGCCATTTCGGCGTGGAAGGACACGCTCGCCCATCTCGGCCGCGCCGGGATCCGGACGGTCTGCTACAACTTCATGCCGGTGGTCGACTGGACGCGCACGGACCTTGCCTACCGCCTGCCGACCTCGGGCCTGGCGCTGCGCTTCGACATGATGGATTTCGTCGGCTACGACGTCTTCGTTCTCCGGCGGCCCGAGGCCGAGGGGAGTTATCCGGCGGCCCTCGTCGCTTCGGCGAAGGCGCGCATCGCGGCGATGGACGAAGCAGCGCTCGCGCTCCTCGAGGCCAACATCATCCGGGGCCTGCCCGGCGGCGACGGCAGCTACGACCGCGCCTCCATCGCCCGGCTGATCGCGCGCTATGACGGCCTGTCGGCCGAGGCCATGCGCGACAACCTGAAGACCTTCCTGCAGCAGG
Coding sequences within it:
- a CDS encoding ABC transporter permease subunit (The N-terminal region of this protein, as described by TIGR01726, is a three transmembrane segment that identifies a subfamily of ABC transporter permease subunits, which specificities that include histidine, arginine, glutamine, glutamate, L-cystine (sic), the opines (in Agrobacterium) octopine and nopaline, etc.), producing MIEAVVQYSPQLLHGLGLTLVVALGSFVVGFLVAVVLAPAAVYGRPAVQKLIAGYVGLIRGLPELLVIFLVFYGGTVFLTWLVGDYVEVNALTAGIVALSAVSSAYLTEILRGALVSVSEGQWEAALGLGLRRWRAFRLVVLPQMMIRALPGLGNQWLVILKESALVSVVGLEELMRKSVVAAGATHQPLAFYLTAAALYVMVTGVSTLLINAYRLRLTPHTR
- a CDS encoding ABC transporter permease subunit (The N-terminal region of this protein, as described by TIGR01726, is a three transmembrane segment that identifies a subfamily of ABC transporter permease subunits, which specificities that include histidine, arginine, glutamine, glutamate, L-cystine (sic), the opines (in Agrobacterium) octopine and nopaline, etc.), producing the protein MSIELFGPAFLAIKNGFLLTLMITLASFALGQLLALPLALALLSRKRWIRHPAATYTFLVRGSPLLVQLFLVYYGLGQVEAVRDSFLWPVLRSALSCAILTIGLNSAAYMAELLAGAMRQLPEGQTEAGQALGLRRSTMLLKIVLPQVYRAILPAISNELILVMKGSTLASAVTVLEMTAAAKAFVTRTYAPFETFLVAGAAYLLLGAMFGRLFRSIEARVAIPSR
- a CDS encoding pentapeptide repeat-containing protein, whose translation is MTRVLAGTAILLATSLSAGAVECTAAAEPAIDWSACNRTNLVLSGADLAGAHLVGTDFSLSDLREAQLSSANLEKAKLVRVLLVGAVADKASFTRVEGYRTDFTGASAKGASFQAAELQRADFTDAALSGASFEKAELGRARFKGADLSDNRFAFANLARAEFSGADIAGSLDFTGAYMFLTRIEGVDLSAAKGLVQPQVDLSCGDAQTRLPEGLTPPKTWPCGPYD
- a CDS encoding aldo/keto reductase, encoding MEFERRRVGSTDLTLPVYGFGGAPLGNLFRPIPDDAAEELVTLAFAAGHTFIDTAPFYGSGLSERRVGAALRRIDRAKAVLATKVGRLLRPDAAHDATKDSFFDASPFRPDFDYSYDGVMRSFEDSLQRLGTDHVEVLFIHDIGRMTHGDKAEARFRDAMEGGYRALDELRAGGAVKAIGLGVNEWQVCEDAMDHGRWDVFLLAGRYTLLEQTSLDSFLPRCVQESVSIVVGGAFNSGILATGAIDGATYNYAPAPPEIRDRVNRIETVCRAHGVPMAAAALQFPLTHPAVASVIPGIAARDHIARNRELIDTAVPVSLWSDLKAEGLLRAEAPVPD
- the uxuA gene encoding mannonate dehydratase, translated to MEQTWRWFGESDPVTLDNVRQAGATGIVTALHHVAPGTVWSPAEIAARQKAIAAAGLVWSVCESIPMPNAIKLGDAEAPRAISAWKDTLAHLGRAGIRTVCYNFMPVVDWTRTDLAYRLPTSGLALRFDMMDFVGYDVFVLRRPEAEGSYPAALVASAKARIAAMDEAALALLEANIIRGLPGGDGSYDRASIARLIARYDGLSAEAMRDNLKTFLQQVVPVAEEVGVRLAIHPDDPPFSLFGLPRVVSVPSDVRALLAAVDSPANGITLCTGSYGSRPDNDPVAMAREFGPRIHFAHLRNVTTEPDGSFTEAEHLEGDTDMVAVIGVLLGEEARRRAAGDDLPIPMRPDHGHLLADDLGKATNPGYSLIGRLKGLAELRGVMRALEPVAKAP